From a region of the Gossypium raimondii isolate GPD5lz chromosome 10, ASM2569854v1, whole genome shotgun sequence genome:
- the LOC105776940 gene encoding histone H3.2: MARTKQTARKSTGGKAPRKQLATKAARKSAPATGGVKKPHRFRPGTVALREIRKYQKSTELLIRKLPFQRLVREIAQDFKTDLRFQSSAVAALQEAAEAYLVGLFEDTNLCAIHAKRVTIMPKDIQLARRIRGERA; encoded by the coding sequence ATGGCTCGTACTAAGCAAACTGCGAGGAAATCAACCGGCGGCAAGGCCCCACGTAAGCAACTAGCCACGAAGGCTGCTCGGAAGTCAGCTCCGGCGACAGGAGGAGTGAAGAAGCCTCACCGTTTCAGGCCAGGAACTGTGGCTCTCAGGGAAATCAGGAAGTACCAGAAGAGCACCGAGCTCTTGATCAGAAAGCTTCCATTCCAGAGGCTTGTGAGAGAAATCGCTCAAGATTTCAAGACCGATTTAAGGTTCCAAAGCAGCGCTGTCGCCGCTCTTCAAGAAGCTGCCGAGGCTTATCTCGTCGGACTGTTTGAAGATACTAATCTATGTGCTATTCATGCTAAGAGGGTTACCATCATGCCTAAAGATATCCAGCTTGCCAGGAGGATCAGAGGCGAGAGAGCTTAG
- the LOC105775145 gene encoding uncharacterized protein LOC105775145 → MARTKQTARKSTGGKAPRKQLATKAARKSAPATGGVKKPHRFRPGTVALREIRKYQKSTELLIRKLPFQRLVREIAQDFKTDLRFQSSAVAALQEAAEAYLVGLFEDTNLCAIHAKRVTIMPKDIQLARRIRGERASLQIINEILWNLNGFMKSEHILQIARIVQHMARTKQTARKSTGGKAPRKQLATKAARKSAPATGGVKKPHRFRPGTVALREIRKYQKSTELLIRKLPFQRLVREIAQDFKTDLRFQSSAVAALQEAAEAYLVGLFEDTNLCAIHAKRVTIMPKDIQLARRIRGERA, encoded by the exons ATGGCTCGTACCAAGCAAACTGCTAGAAAATCAACCGGTGGGAAGGCTCCACGTAAGCAGCTGGCCACTAAAGCTGCTCGGAAGTCAGCACCGGCGACCGGAGGAGTGAAGAAGCCTCACCGTTTCAGACCAGGAACTGTGGCTCTTAGGGAAATCAGGAAGTACCAGAAGAGCACCGAGCTCTTGATCCGAAAGCTTCCATTCCAGAGGCTTGTGAGAGAAATCGCTCAAGATTTTAAGACTGATTTGAGATTCCAAAGCAGTGCCGTTGCCGCTCTTCAAGAGGCTGCTGAAGCTTACCTTGTCGGACTGTTCGAGGATACTAATCTGTGTGCTATTCATGCTAAGAGGGTTACCATTATGCCTAAAGATATCCAACTTGCTAGGAGGATTAGAGGAGAGAGAGCT TCTCTGCAAATCATTAATGAAATTCTGTGGAATTTAAACGGTTTCATGAAATCGGAACATATCCTTCAAATTGCGAG AATTGTTCAACACATGGCTCGTACCAAGCAAACTGCTAGGAAATCAACCGGCGGCAAGGCTCCACGTAAGCAGCTAGCCACGAAGGCTGCCCGGAAGTCAGCACCGGCGACCGGAGGAGTGAAGAAGCCTCACCGTTTCAGGCCAGGAACTGTAGCTCTTAGGGAAATCAGGAAGTACCAGAAGAGCACCGAACTCTTGATCCGAAAGCTTCCGTTCCAGAGGCTTGTGAGAGAAATTGCTCAAGATTTCAAGACGGATTTGAGGTTCCAAAGCAGTGCCGTCGCCGCTCTTCAAGAGGCTGCCGAAGCTTATCTCGTCGGACTGTTCGAGGATACTAATCTGTGTGCTATTCATGCTAAGAGGGTTACAATCATGCCTAAAGATATCCAGCTTGCTAGGAGGATTAGAGGAGAGAGAGCTTAG